From Channa argus isolate prfri chromosome 21, Channa argus male v1.0, whole genome shotgun sequence, one genomic window encodes:
- the echdc3 gene encoding enoyl-CoA hydratase domain-containing protein 3, mitochondrial isoform X1, which produces MARSVLRRAVGLVQLTRTTTLLSGTRFYSQTEPEPLTVRQQNNGIRRIILNNPKKRNALSLSMLESLREDILTDVDSDDLRVIIISAKGPVFSSGHDLKELTSAHGREHHTKVFHTCAEVMTLIHDIPVPVIAMVNGVATAAGCQLVASCDIAVVTEKSTFATPGVNVGLFCSTPAVALGRAVPRKVAMEMLFTGTPISAHDALLHGLVSKVVPEEWLEEETLAIAQRVCQASRPVVALGKATFHRQMSQGRDAAYATASKVMVDNLALRDGQEGIRAFIEKRKPVWTNKDDKVQD; this is translated from the exons ATGGCTCGTAGTGTACTACGCAGAGCTGTTGGCCTAGTTCAGCTCACGAGGACAACTACATTGTTGTCCGGCACTCGGTTTTACTCTCAGACTGAACCGGAGCCGCTGACAGTCAGACAACAAAACAACGGAATCAG gAGAATAATATTGAACAATCCCAAGAAGAGGAAtgctctgtctttgtccatGCTGGAATCCCTAAGAGAGGACATCTTGACCGATGTTGACAGTGATGATCTCAGAGTTATTATTATATCAG cCAAAGGTCCAGTATTTTCCTCTGGACATGACCTGAAGGAGCTGACGTCAGCTCACGGCCGTGAACATCACACAAAGGTGTTTCACACCTGTGCAGAG GTAATGACTCTGATACATGACATACCTGTTCCGGTGATTGCCATGGTGAATGGTGTtgcaacagcagcaggttgCCAACTTGTTGCCAGCTGTGACATTGCTGTAGTGACAGAGAAGTCCACCTTTGCCACTCCAGGTGTCAATGTGGGTTTGTTCTGCTCCACACCAGCAGTGGCTCTTGGCAGAGCTGTGCCAAGGAAG GTTGCCATGGAAATGCTATTCACAGGAACACCCATCTCAGCCCACGATGCTTTGCTGCATGGTCTAGTTAGTAAAGTAGTGCCAGAAGAGTGGCTGGAGGAAGAAACATTGGCCATCGCTCAGCGGGTGTGTCAGGCTAGCAGACCTGTTGTGGCCCTGGGCAAGGCCACTTTCCACAG GCAAATGTCTCAAGGTCGGGATGCAGCGTATGCCACAGCCTCCAAGGTGATGGTCGACAACTTGGCTCTGAGAGATGGACAAGAGGGGATCCGGGCTTTCATCGAGAAACGAAAGCCAGTGTGGACCAATAAAGACGATAAAGTCCAGGACTGA
- the echdc3 gene encoding enoyl-CoA hydratase domain-containing protein 3, mitochondrial isoform X2: MVLWRIILNNPKKRNALSLSMLESLREDILTDVDSDDLRVIIISAKGPVFSSGHDLKELTSAHGREHHTKVFHTCAEVMTLIHDIPVPVIAMVNGVATAAGCQLVASCDIAVVTEKSTFATPGVNVGLFCSTPAVALGRAVPRKVAMEMLFTGTPISAHDALLHGLVSKVVPEEWLEEETLAIAQRVCQASRPVVALGKATFHRQMSQGRDAAYATASKVMVDNLALRDGQEGIRAFIEKRKPVWTNKDDKVQD, from the exons ATGGTGTTATG gAGAATAATATTGAACAATCCCAAGAAGAGGAAtgctctgtctttgtccatGCTGGAATCCCTAAGAGAGGACATCTTGACCGATGTTGACAGTGATGATCTCAGAGTTATTATTATATCAG cCAAAGGTCCAGTATTTTCCTCTGGACATGACCTGAAGGAGCTGACGTCAGCTCACGGCCGTGAACATCACACAAAGGTGTTTCACACCTGTGCAGAG GTAATGACTCTGATACATGACATACCTGTTCCGGTGATTGCCATGGTGAATGGTGTtgcaacagcagcaggttgCCAACTTGTTGCCAGCTGTGACATTGCTGTAGTGACAGAGAAGTCCACCTTTGCCACTCCAGGTGTCAATGTGGGTTTGTTCTGCTCCACACCAGCAGTGGCTCTTGGCAGAGCTGTGCCAAGGAAG GTTGCCATGGAAATGCTATTCACAGGAACACCCATCTCAGCCCACGATGCTTTGCTGCATGGTCTAGTTAGTAAAGTAGTGCCAGAAGAGTGGCTGGAGGAAGAAACATTGGCCATCGCTCAGCGGGTGTGTCAGGCTAGCAGACCTGTTGTGGCCCTGGGCAAGGCCACTTTCCACAG GCAAATGTCTCAAGGTCGGGATGCAGCGTATGCCACAGCCTCCAAGGTGATGGTCGACAACTTGGCTCTGAGAGATGGACAAGAGGGGATCCGGGCTTTCATCGAGAAACGAAAGCCAGTGTGGACCAATAAAGACGATAAAGTCCAGGACTGA
- the kcnj8 gene encoding ATP-sensitive inward rectifier potassium channel 8, producing the protein MLPRKSIIPEDFGLPGLVSRMPRKPVFRDRVNKARFIAKNGSCNLAHKNIREQGRFLQDVFTTLVDLKWRFTLVIFTTTFVSSWLLFAMSWWLVAFAHGDLDPERRNGTHCVNEVKSFTSAFLFSIEVQVTIGFGGRMITEQCPTAITVLILQNIVGLIINAVMLGCIFMKTAQSNRRAETLIFSRHAVIAVRNNNLCFMIRIGDLRKSMIIGATVRLQVVKKTTTPEGEVIPIHQIDVQTESAVSTNSLFLLAPLIICHIIDKNSPLYDLSAMELQCSDLEVIVILEGVVETTGITTQARTSYISEEIQWGHRFVPIVTEEEGVYSVDYSKFGNTVKVATPRFSARELDEKPSILIQTLQKSELSQQNSLRKRNSMRRNNSMRKGTGSSGSLRRNNSGLVPPKVQFFTPTDAGQNLNAVT; encoded by the exons ATGCTGCCGAGAAAAAGCATCATCCCGGAGGACTTTGGTCTACCGGGGCTTGTCTCCCGCATGCCCCGCAAGCCGGTGTTCAGGGACCGCGTCAACAAAGCGCGTTTCATCGCCAAAAACGGCTCCTGCAACTTGGCGCACAAGAACATTCGCGAGCAGGGCAGATTCCTGCAGGATGTCTTCACCACGCTGGTCGACCTTAAATGGCGCTTTACGCTGGTCATTTTTACCACGACGTTTGTCAGCAGTTGGCTTCTGTTCGCCATGAGCTGGTGGCTGGTGGCATTTGCGCATGGAGACTTGGACCCGGAGCGGCGGAACGGGACCCACTGCGTCAACGAGGTTAA GTCGTTCACCTCAGCCTTCCTGTTTTCCATTGAGGTTCAGGTGACTATAGGCTTTGGAGGACGGATGATAACAGAACAGTGTCCTACTGCAATCACTGTCCTCATCCTGCAGAACATAGTGGGGCTCATTATCAATGCTGTCATGCTGG GTTGTATCTTCATGAAGACGGCTCAGTCGAACCGTCGAGCGGAGACGCTGATCTTCAGTCGTCACGCTGTGATCGCTGTCCGAAACAACAATCTGTGCTTTATGATTCGTATTGGAGATCTCAGGAAGAGCATGATCATAGGAGCGACCGTCAGGTTACAG GTGGTGAAGAAGACAACCACACCTGAGGGGGAGGTGATCCCCATCCATCAGATCGACGTACAGACAGAAAGCGCTGTGTCCACCAACAGCCTTTTCCTCCTCGCCCCCCTCATCATCTGCCACATTATAGACAAAAACAG CCCGCTGTACGACCTGTCGGCCATGGAGCTGCAATGCAGCGACCTGGAGGTAATCGTCATCTTGGAGGGAGTTGTGGAGACGACGGGAATCACCACACAGGCCCGGACCTCTTACATCTCTGAGGAGATCCAGTGGGGTCACCGCTTTGTTCCTATAGTAACAGAGGAGGAGGGCGTGTACTCTGTGGACTACTCCAAGTTTGGTAACACAGTGAAG GTAGCGACGCCTCGCTTCAGTGCCAGGGAACTGGACGAGAAGCCGTCCATCTTAATCCAAACGCTTCAGAAGAGCGAGCTGTCGCAGCAGAACTCGCTGAGGAAGCGCAACTCCATGCGACGCAACAACTCCATGCGCAAAGGCACAGGAAGCAGCGGAAGCCTGCGTAGGAACAACTCGGGCCTTGTCCCGCCTAAAGTCCAGTTCTTCACCCCAACTGATGCAGGCCAGAACCTGAATGCCGTCACCTGA